Sequence from the Aquimarina sp. Aq107 genome:
TGTAGATTTAGTTTTTCGATCTTTTTATTAAAAAGAGGTTTCTCTAAGAAGTACCATTTTAGTTTAAAACCAATTTCTGTGAACTCGAAACCAGCTGCAGTAGCAGATGCTATATTACTGTACTTACCATAAATGTTAGCAATAAATCTCTTTGAAAAATTATGTCCAATTTTCCCTTCTGCTCTAAAAGTAGTAGACGCTGGATCATCTTCTACATATTGGCGACCTACTGCGCTGCTAAAACGATAAAACCAATCATTATTCTGATCGTTTTGTATTTCAGCAAAAAATTCTACTAAATTAAATGACGAAGGACTGAAATAAATAGTAGGAACCTGATCCTTAAAAGAAATATATTGATAGTTTAGACCAACTTTAAGCGTAGGTCGATTCAATACATTGTAATATAATGAAGTAAATAATAAGTTTCTACTATTGTCATCAGATTGCGAGGTATATATAGCTTGCGTATACCATCCTAAATTAATATTAGTTCCTAAGTTATAGTTAAGAGAATAATTATTCATAATTATTTCTCTATCGATAAGATCTGCGTTAAAATTTTGAAGTTCTCTTTTATAACCAATATCTAAACTCTGAAGTTTAAAGGGTTTTGTACTTAAAATAACTTCACCAATGATTCCGGTATAACTATTAGTTATAGCATTAGCACTATTAAATCCTAGATTAGTTTTAATACCAATCTTACCAGTAAATTCATAATCTAGCCCTATAGCAGCTTCGTGAGATTCAGCTTTTACATTTGTTTCTGTATTTTCGGTAGATCTAAATGAATAACTACTTTTTACTTTTAACTTAGTAGATAAAGGAATTTCGGCGTTAAAATTGGTGTTGATTGCCTCATTATTACCATTGTCAAAAGTGTATGCCGTTTTGTTTTCAATAAATGGAGTATGAGAAATTTTTAAGTCAGAAATTAATTTTTCAGCATCTGGTTGTTTTGGGTAAAAAGAAAGTGTTTTAAAAGCGAATTCATAAGCTTTCATATCTAATCCAGAAGCTCTGTATGCGTTAGCAATACCGAGATTACCATCAAACGAACTTTTGTCAGCATCTAAAATGGTATTATACTGATCGAGACTCATCTTAAAATCACTGGTATACATACCGTAAGTTGCTTGTAAACTTGACAATTTGGAGTTACTAGGATATTCATTTTTAAGTACATCTATAGAAGCTTTAGCATCTTTAAATTTTCTATTCCAAAAAAGAGCCTGTATATACCGTTCATAAGAGCTTAGTAGCAGTTCTTTATCTGAGGCTAGTTTTTTAGCTTTTGTTAAAGATTCTGTAGCTAAATCAAGCGCCTTTTTTTCTTTATGCATTTTATGCGCTACTAATGATAAACCTTGTAAAGAGATGATACTGTCTTTTGGGCTTTTTGCTGTTTTATAGTACATTTCTTCTGCATCAGTATATTGATTGATTACCAGGTATATGTTAGCTTTATTTAATAAAGTGTCTTTGTCATCAGGGAAATCTTGTAAGTTCTGATCTAAAAGAGTTAAAGCTTTTTCATATTGTTTGTCTTGGGATAAAGTAAAAGCATATCCCAAACGCACATATTTTCTAGAAATAAGGGCATTCCCATTACCAGGTTGTAGATCTAAAGCTTTATTTACTGTTTCTAAGGCAAGAGGATATTTTTTTAAATTAGAAAGTGTATTTGCATATCCAAGTACAGCAGCAAAACTATCTGGTTTTTCTTGTACAATCCCTTGATAATAAGTTTCAGCCTTTATAAAATCTTTATTCCATAACAGGGATTCGGCGTAATTCAGTTTTATTTCAAAATCATCAGGATATTTTGCTTTCAACTCCTTAAAAATAGCTACTGCTTTTTCGGATTCACCAAGAAGACCTATTGCTCTACCATAACATAATTTGGCTGTTCGGTTATCTGGATACTCTTGAAGAACATTTTTAAAAAAAACTTTAGCTTCTTTGTAGTTACCATTCTCGAGATGGTTAAATCCTTCTTTCATATCCTGTCCTATAGAGATATGGCTAATACAAAGAAAGAACATTAAAAATAATACTTTGTTCATAGACAAGTTTTCATTGTTAACAAGGTAAGAATATCTTTTCAGAATGCTTTTTTTATTGGTAAAATCTTTACATAAAGTTTTAGGTAGATAAGGTATGTCTTTGTCTTAATATTGAAAAACTTATGAGTACTTTTTTGAGGGAATTTTCTACTTTTATTGCGGAATTTTCCCTTTTTAGATTAAGATTAACCCTTTTTAAATGTTAAAAAAGTGAGGAAATTGAAGTTTTTTCTTGCTAAAAAAGTTAATTAAAAGTTAAAATAATCGACAAAATACAAGAAGATGCGTTGTAATACACGGATTTTAACATCAACCTTAATTAGAGTACGGTTTTACAGTAATGTTCAAATAGTTAATATGTCTAAATTTACATAAGCTTGATTAATAGTTGTTTATACTTGATCTCCGGTTTTTTTACCATTCATCTATAGGAACTCGCATTCCATCTAAAGTTCGAGTTTACAACTAATAAGTATGCCCATCTTTGTAGTATAACCCAAAATAAAATAATATGGCCCTTAAAATTACTAATAACTACGGAATTTTTGAATTAGAAGGAAATGTTGAAGGAACAAATGCAATGTCACTAAAACATCATTTTGAACAATTAATGATTTCTTCCGAAAAGATGATTTTATCTCTAGAAAAAGTTAAGAGAATTGATGCCCACGGAATTCAGGTATTGACTAACTTATATAGAAGAGCAATCAAGAAAAATAAGATTTTCTATATGATCGGATCCGAAAACCATATGATTACTAAAGCCTTTGGTAAAGTTAATTATATGATTAGAAAAGATTTTGTTTAAAAAATAACCCCAAAATTAAAGATCATGGAATTAGAAATAAATAATGTCAATGGAAGAATAGAGGTAGTAGGAGATTTTACATCTCAAAATGTACATAAAGTGAAAGAACATTTTAATTACTTATTAGATCATTATGAAGAGGTAGTAATGTGTCTTAATAAAGTAAAGAAGATCGATGAAAAAGCTTTACCTGTTTTGAAAAAAATATATACTAAAGCTCAAAGAAGAAGTAAAGTATTATTTATCCTAGGGATAAGTAACAAAAAAGTTTTTAAATTTTTAAAAAGAAATAAACTTACACATATATATAGAAATGATTACTAGCACATTCAT
This genomic interval carries:
- a CDS encoding lipopolysaccharide assembly protein LapB, producing MNKVLFLMFFLCISHISIGQDMKEGFNHLENGNYKEAKVFFKNVLQEYPDNRTAKLCYGRAIGLLGESEKAVAIFKELKAKYPDDFEIKLNYAESLLWNKDFIKAETYYQGIVQEKPDSFAAVLGYANTLSNLKKYPLALETVNKALDLQPGNGNALISRKYVRLGYAFTLSQDKQYEKALTLLDQNLQDFPDDKDTLLNKANIYLVINQYTDAEEMYYKTAKSPKDSIISLQGLSLVAHKMHKEKKALDLATESLTKAKKLASDKELLLSSYERYIQALFWNRKFKDAKASIDVLKNEYPSNSKLSSLQATYGMYTSDFKMSLDQYNTILDADKSSFDGNLGIANAYRASGLDMKAYEFAFKTLSFYPKQPDAEKLISDLKISHTPFIENKTAYTFDNGNNEAINTNFNAEIPLSTKLKVKSSYSFRSTENTETNVKAESHEAAIGLDYEFTGKIGIKTNLGFNSANAITNSYTGIIGEVILSTKPFKLQSLDIGYKRELQNFNADLIDREIIMNNYSLNYNLGTNINLGWYTQAIYTSQSDDNSRNLLFTSLYYNVLNRPTLKVGLNYQYISFKDQVPTIYFSPSSFNLVEFFAEIQNDQNNDWFYRFSSAVGRQYVEDDPASTTFRAEGKIGHNFSKRFIANIYGKYSNIASATAAGFEFTEIGFKLKWYFLEKPLFNKKIEKLNLQTDTSNEK
- a CDS encoding STAS domain-containing protein, with amino-acid sequence MALKITNNYGIFELEGNVEGTNAMSLKHHFEQLMISSEKMILSLEKVKRIDAHGIQVLTNLYRRAIKKNKIFYMIGSENHMITKAFGKVNYMIRKDFV
- a CDS encoding STAS domain-containing protein — translated: MELEINNVNGRIEVVGDFTSQNVHKVKEHFNYLLDHYEEVVMCLNKVKKIDEKALPVLKKIYTKAQRRSKVLFILGISNKKVFKFLKRNKLTHIYRNDY